The genome window AAAATACGGCATGGACAAATGTAGAAAGAGCCATTGAGAATTTAAAAAAAGAGAATTTACTAAATCCATATAAAATAATTAAGTGTGATAGAAATCAATTGGAACAGGCTATACGACCTTCGGGATATTTCCGCCAAAAAGCAGAACGACTTATCATATTTTGTAAATATCTGATTGAAAAGTATGATGGGAAAATCGAAAAAATGGCTCATAAAAATATTTCTGAATTGAGAACGGAATTGCTAAATATAAAAGGTATTGGACCTGAAACGGCGGATGATATTTTACTTTATGCCTGTGGACATCGGATTTTTGTTGTAGATGCTTATA of Candidatus Hydrogenedens sp. contains these proteins:
- a CDS encoding endonuclease III domain-containing protein; the protein is NTAWTNVERAIENLKKENLLNPYKIIKCDRNQLEQAIRPSGYFRQKAERLIIFCKYLIEKYDGKIEKMAHKNISELRTELLNIKGIGPETADDILLYACGHRIFVVDAYTRRIFSRHGILDEKLNYNEIQNYFHKHLPQDNYIYKEYHGLIVWTGKDYCRKIPKCSECPLNKYPVFNCEQSV